The following coding sequences lie in one Bacillus sp. BGMRC 2118 genomic window:
- the gatC gene encoding Asp-tRNA(Asn)/Glu-tRNA(Gln) amidotransferase subunit GatC — MSRISIDEVKHVAHLARLAITDEEAVQFQKQLDEIITYAEQLKELNTENVQPTTHVVHLKNVLREDEPGKGLPVEEVLKNAPDHKNGQIRVPAILE; from the coding sequence ATGTCACGCATTTCGATAGATGAGGTTAAACACGTTGCTCATTTAGCACGATTGGCAATAACGGACGAAGAGGCAGTGCAATTTCAAAAGCAGTTGGATGAGATTATTACATATGCAGAGCAGTTGAAAGAGTTGAATACAGAGAACGTCCAACCAACGACTCATGTGGTGCATTTGAAGAACGTATTGAGAGAGGACGAGCCTGGTAAGGGTCTTCCTGTTGAAGAAGTATTAAAGAATGCACCTGATCACAAAAATGGACAAATACGTGTTCCGGCAATTCTAGAGTAA